One segment of Pseudoalteromonas rubra DNA contains the following:
- the glnD gene encoding [protein-PII] uridylyltransferase, whose protein sequence is MALPNKVKTLLDEAQTLNDYKNCQTYFYKWLNNQFSKQPVRQLINARAEFIDRLLIKLYSDTGLAQFPDLALIGVGGYGRGELHPYSDIDFLLLCKQEPGPELTESLESFMTLLWDLNLDIGHSVRTHEQVLEQKREDVHFTTSLLESRLICGNHVEFERLKSHIVETPIWQSDEFFIAKVKEQRLRRRKCHGTAYNLEPNIKENPGGLRDLQTIFWVAKKHFHAETLEELISHGYLTHEEYQELLECLENLWNIRFALHLAAGRSENRLLFDYQPHAAELLGFGSEGKASVERMMKRLFRIMSRVREMNQMLLAYFEQSILPDQSEQTVIPLDNHFERVGNKIRVKNPSVFFRRENLILLFEHIADNPEITDIDPSTIRTVRQVRRRLLGDLQDYAACRDALMRLLKHPNGMGRAFTLMHKHGIIAAYLPQWRNIFGQMQFDLFHAYTVDEHTHKLINNIYRYFSHEHQGEFPLCTEIVTRMDKPELLYLAGIFHDIAKGRGGDHSELGAVDASAFAQMHGFSSSDCKLVAWLVENHLLMSVTAQRKDINDPEVINEFASRIKNERQLDYLYCLTVADIRATNDNLWNDWKNTLLRELYLLTQRALRLGLENPMDMRDQIRDKKQQAKQRLINKDYREDLIDMIWARFKANYFTAFSEQQISWQTEYLLGRDDLSKPCVVVSEQPMHGGTQVFVYAPYEASLFAKLVAVIGSKKAQIQHAQVLTTKDGYVVFSFVILEVDGRPISGTRAKALRRSLEVILTDPKKKIRLKKNRSQRFKDFNIKPKVVVRPHARSDRNLIEIQAVDIPGLLTKIAEVFQVHSLHIHAARITTVGERAEDFFVVSDKDYQRLSEDAKASLHRSLMKKLNAESE, encoded by the coding sequence GTGGCACTACCAAACAAAGTAAAAACGCTTCTCGACGAAGCGCAAACCTTGAACGATTACAAAAACTGTCAGACCTATTTTTACAAGTGGCTGAACAACCAGTTTTCTAAGCAACCCGTCAGACAGCTGATCAATGCCCGGGCCGAGTTTATTGACCGCTTATTGATTAAGTTATACTCCGACACCGGGCTGGCCCAATTCCCGGATTTGGCTCTAATAGGGGTTGGCGGATATGGTCGTGGAGAATTACATCCATATTCCGACATTGACTTTCTGCTGCTGTGCAAACAAGAACCCGGACCTGAACTGACAGAGTCTCTCGAGTCATTCATGACCTTGTTATGGGACCTCAACCTGGATATTGGTCACAGTGTCCGAACCCACGAGCAGGTACTCGAACAAAAACGTGAAGACGTACACTTCACCACCAGCCTGCTTGAGAGCCGATTAATTTGCGGCAATCATGTTGAGTTTGAACGCCTCAAAAGTCACATTGTTGAGACGCCCATCTGGCAATCAGATGAATTCTTTATCGCCAAGGTCAAAGAGCAACGACTACGTCGCAGAAAGTGTCACGGTACCGCCTATAACCTTGAGCCGAATATCAAAGAAAATCCGGGTGGCCTGCGCGATCTCCAGACCATCTTCTGGGTCGCTAAAAAACACTTTCATGCAGAAACACTCGAAGAGCTGATTAGTCATGGTTATCTGACTCACGAGGAGTACCAGGAACTGCTGGAATGCCTGGAAAACCTCTGGAATATCCGCTTTGCACTCCATCTGGCAGCCGGACGCAGTGAAAATCGCTTGCTGTTTGATTACCAGCCTCATGCCGCTGAGCTGTTAGGATTTGGTTCCGAGGGCAAGGCTTCCGTTGAACGCATGATGAAACGTCTGTTCCGGATCATGAGTCGTGTGCGCGAAATGAACCAGATGCTACTGGCGTATTTTGAGCAGAGCATTTTACCAGATCAAAGCGAACAAACCGTGATACCGCTCGATAACCACTTTGAGCGTGTTGGCAATAAAATTCGGGTAAAGAATCCTTCAGTGTTCTTTCGCCGGGAAAATCTCATTTTATTGTTTGAACATATTGCCGATAACCCGGAAATTACCGACATCGATCCCAGCACCATTCGCACTGTGCGCCAGGTAAGACGCCGCCTGTTGGGTGATTTGCAAGATTATGCCGCCTGCCGCGATGCATTAATGCGGCTGCTTAAACACCCCAACGGCATGGGCCGCGCGTTTACCCTGATGCACAAACATGGGATCATTGCAGCCTACTTGCCACAATGGCGAAATATCTTCGGGCAGATGCAATTCGATTTATTTCATGCCTATACCGTTGATGAGCACACACACAAGCTCATCAACAATATTTATCGCTATTTTAGTCATGAGCACCAGGGCGAATTTCCGCTGTGTACTGAAATCGTCACGCGCATGGATAAACCTGAGTTGCTGTATCTGGCAGGCATTTTCCATGATATTGCCAAAGGCCGGGGTGGCGATCACTCTGAGCTGGGGGCCGTTGATGCATCTGCGTTTGCACAAATGCATGGGTTCTCTTCATCCGACTGCAAGCTTGTTGCCTGGTTAGTCGAAAATCACCTGTTGATGTCGGTCACCGCGCAGCGTAAAGACATCAATGATCCGGAAGTGATCAACGAATTTGCCTCGCGCATTAAGAATGAACGCCAGCTCGACTATCTCTATTGTCTGACCGTTGCCGATATTCGTGCAACCAATGATAACCTGTGGAATGACTGGAAAAACACCCTGTTGCGGGAGCTTTACTTGCTCACGCAGCGAGCATTGCGTCTGGGTCTGGAAAACCCCATGGATATGCGTGATCAGATCCGCGATAAGAAACAACAGGCAAAACAGCGGCTGATCAATAAAGACTACCGCGAAGACCTAATTGACATGATCTGGGCGCGCTTTAAAGCCAACTATTTTACCGCGTTCAGCGAACAACAAATTTCCTGGCAAACTGAATATCTACTCGGCCGAGATGACCTGAGCAAGCCCTGCGTGGTTGTCTCAGAACAACCGATGCATGGCGGAACCCAGGTTTTTGTTTACGCGCCTTATGAAGCCAGTTTGTTTGCTAAACTGGTGGCAGTAATTGGTTCCAAAAAGGCCCAGATCCAGCATGCTCAGGTACTGACAACTAAAGACGGTTATGTGGTCTTTAGCTTTGTCATACTAGAAGTAGATGGTCGCCCCATCAGCGGTACCCGCGCCAAAGCTTTGCGGCGCAGCCTGGAAGTGATCCTCACAGATCCGAAGAAGAAAATCCGGCTGAAGAAAAACCGCTCACAACGTTTCAAAGACTTTAATATTAAACCTAAGGTCGTGGTACGCCCCCACGCCCGCAGTGACCGAAACCTAATAGAGATCCAGGCAGTGGATATTCCAGGCTTATTGACTAAAATAGCCGAAGTTTTTCAAGTCCATTCACTGCATATTCACGCCGCACGTATTACCACAGTGGGCGAACGCGCGGAGGATTTCTTTGTGGTCTCGGACAAAGATTATCAACGTCTCAGTGAAGATGCCAAAGCATCGTTACATCGCTCACTGATGAAAAAACTCAATGCAGAATCTGAATAA